The proteins below come from a single Leifsonia sp. 1010 genomic window:
- a CDS encoding SdrD B-like domain-containing protein — protein sequence MVALIAGIAIPVTGGSTATAAPGSLVAGVVWADVNRDGVHQSTEPVKAGIPIQLLTSPGGVVVATTTTSAAGVYRFPDVADGTFVVRADASAAFHFPATASGENDFVTTGPPPVGQPERGVTAPLTIAGTTQAVGIDAGMQPIADLSVARLPVAEGCDGFAVTGTPPFDATDAPGKDSGPGNCIVRVMDTVSQNYSVALTGLPTGASVPNVVARFTVSSPDGAKLELVGPGTNGLPAGCLGAANGANPPSSRTVNADGSITVICNIGSLSSNVAALQLAYRFASNTPIPSHAGITMSAFAPAGDAGTSATVDGPQVEVTGTAQWDLEKIPYPPSGVGNAGPDFTIRTYNGVAVSGYLVRYKFNVVDTLRGAGASDLVWPASFTDVMPEFPNARITQCRSAEPADNSLSSPWTLTCPLEEVQGTDGWQLSIRPNSGRGSDTGEGHMIMTIFVPLDDMNRAIDPSWQPGQPNPTGTFDFQNRAQDTDRWVINGGAPNYGPDHEPGSNGTGNNLVTIVRNAAAPTWDLQKSFFGGPSFVTQTVNGVPVNGYRVDYLLNIVDLAGPDNVGPWLDLPVTFKDRLVSHPGALLTSCDALQPDPNAATVTCDMGAQPAAGWTIRPTPNQRGFNDRRMNIVVRFFIPMSTLPADPCQSNVTLDLRNEAIDSDPWTAGGDLNNGTGFEPGWNGTTATGNNLDVRSVRPSAGECGSLTGNKQYIRNGATYNGPTFGGDVVQSFVSLSANNNRVSVPDLKLCDVFDVSVLKLVAGTPRMGTFPSGTNVNPANYVIEYAVGPNQVKTQNGPLTGGLYPIDASSITGAATDCRNAPGPWTTDPAAAFGANWQDVVNMVRIRPVDPTRVETGPFAAHLIFELETRTFYNGGPNASEAIPSGVRVTNVGGWPTGATGNGWGTVSRQIPFSGMLLGVAKAIVPTQYFPGDTAIWDMTASISRTTVGATLQNLRLVDTIPADLHFDSVCTQNLLPPGVTVSYDQQTRRVTFIAGDIPIVSAPSQTVFSPTPGATRGRLRICTTVDSLAQPGDTHVNTVQALADNAENAPTAQATIQIVGSGQLGITKSVDKPFVASGETYTWSLEWGNTSTQIAFQPPDVIDVLPWNGDGDPASGSARSQYASDYSGTARLSGPLAAPTYLRGATGAVPGTWYYSSAPPATLVHDPRDASNANPAAPGGLWRTAGEITDFSTVTAVRFVSSGFLGVQTRVRASIPAVSTSNDLDNVYVNRAMIFSATFANQPLLSNEPYVLMPGFSLGDLVWLDSNGDGKFDGGEHGIPGVAVQVLTENGDVVGTATTDANGRWSVTSLPAGRYVVHLPAAMFAAGGPLAGTVVRTTASSPALTPNEDADNNNTASPDPAATGLTSTPVTLANQFAAGALVGGNGPSGDDVAGLAGELIPDSFTAFTVDLAVLPAPGIHIEKATNTEDADDAPGPLVPVGGAVQWTYVVTNSGAVDLTDVTVTDDQVAAADIDCDATGGNVVAGPLAPGASFTCVATGTATAGQYANTGTVTGLDPAAVRVDDDDPSHYFGIVSGIDVVKSSTTTDVVQVGQQIPYSFLVTNTGNSPLTGITVEDVVAAPSDPAGLSAVDCPASALAGGASMTCTATYTTTQADLDSGSVTDTATATGTPPATPDEPNPPRVASPPVTVTLPVTHTSSITVLKTMAQPSTVPFTAGLRIPYDFLVTNTGNTVLTDIVVTDVQIAPAVQAALSPVDCPATTLAPQEDMTCTATYEVSQADVDNGSLTDTAVATAVPAPRPDAPNPPAIASPPSSVTITANDLPGIRVEKSSMTTSVVRAGQRIPYTFLVTNTGNVPLTGITVDDQVAAPSSPGNLSPVDCPADPLPVGGQLTCTATYTTTQADVDNGSVNDAATASGTPPTPPGGSTPDPIRSSASTVTIAVADDPGLSVVKTSDTAAVTMVGQQVRFAFLVTNTGNVTLADVTVSDTVAAPSDQADLSAVDCPASILAPGERMTCSATYTTTASDLLLAAAISDRATAAGTAPDGTRIGSPEAVLTLPVRTIQNLPVVSG from the coding sequence GTGGTGGCGCTGATCGCGGGGATCGCCATCCCCGTCACGGGCGGGTCCACCGCGACGGCGGCGCCCGGGAGCCTCGTCGCCGGCGTCGTCTGGGCGGACGTCAACCGGGATGGCGTGCACCAGAGCACCGAGCCCGTGAAAGCCGGGATCCCCATCCAGCTGTTGACCTCTCCGGGCGGTGTGGTCGTCGCGACGACCACGACCAGCGCGGCCGGGGTGTACCGGTTCCCGGACGTGGCGGACGGCACCTTCGTCGTGCGCGCGGACGCGAGCGCCGCGTTCCACTTCCCCGCGACCGCCTCCGGCGAGAACGACTTCGTCACCACCGGGCCGCCTCCGGTCGGCCAGCCGGAGCGCGGCGTGACGGCGCCGCTGACCATCGCCGGGACGACGCAGGCCGTGGGGATCGACGCGGGGATGCAGCCGATCGCCGACCTCAGCGTCGCGCGGCTGCCGGTCGCGGAGGGATGCGACGGGTTCGCCGTCACGGGAACCCCGCCGTTCGACGCGACCGACGCCCCGGGGAAGGACTCGGGCCCGGGCAACTGCATCGTGCGCGTCATGGACACCGTGTCGCAGAACTATTCCGTCGCCCTGACCGGACTCCCGACCGGGGCCTCGGTGCCGAACGTGGTCGCCCGTTTCACCGTCTCCTCGCCCGACGGAGCGAAGCTCGAACTCGTCGGGCCGGGAACGAACGGGCTCCCGGCTGGATGCCTGGGGGCGGCGAACGGCGCCAACCCGCCGTCGTCACGCACCGTCAATGCCGACGGGTCGATCACCGTCATCTGCAACATCGGGAGCCTGTCGTCGAATGTCGCCGCGCTGCAGCTCGCCTACCGCTTCGCATCGAACACGCCCATCCCGTCGCACGCCGGGATCACGATGTCGGCATTCGCGCCCGCGGGCGACGCCGGGACGTCGGCCACCGTCGACGGCCCGCAGGTCGAGGTCACCGGGACGGCGCAGTGGGACCTGGAGAAGATCCCGTACCCGCCGTCCGGCGTCGGCAATGCGGGGCCGGACTTCACCATCCGCACGTACAACGGCGTCGCCGTCTCGGGGTACCTCGTCCGCTACAAGTTCAACGTCGTCGACACCCTCCGCGGAGCCGGTGCCAGCGATCTGGTCTGGCCGGCCTCCTTCACCGACGTGATGCCCGAGTTCCCGAACGCGCGGATCACCCAGTGCCGCTCGGCCGAACCCGCGGACAACTCGCTGTCGTCGCCGTGGACGCTGACCTGTCCTCTGGAAGAGGTCCAGGGAACCGACGGCTGGCAGCTCAGCATCCGGCCCAATAGCGGCCGCGGGAGCGACACCGGCGAGGGCCACATGATCATGACGATCTTCGTCCCCCTCGACGACATGAACAGAGCCATCGACCCCTCCTGGCAGCCGGGACAGCCCAACCCGACCGGCACGTTCGACTTCCAGAACCGTGCTCAGGACACCGACCGCTGGGTGATCAACGGCGGCGCGCCGAACTACGGCCCGGACCACGAACCAGGCTCGAACGGCACCGGTAACAACCTCGTGACGATCGTCAGAAACGCGGCCGCACCCACGTGGGACCTGCAGAAGAGCTTCTTCGGGGGGCCGTCCTTCGTGACGCAGACGGTCAACGGCGTCCCGGTCAACGGCTACCGGGTCGACTACCTCCTCAACATCGTCGATCTGGCCGGCCCGGACAATGTCGGACCGTGGCTCGATCTGCCCGTCACGTTCAAGGACAGGCTGGTCAGCCATCCAGGCGCACTCCTGACGAGCTGCGATGCTCTGCAGCCCGACCCCAACGCGGCGACCGTCACGTGCGACATGGGTGCCCAGCCTGCGGCCGGGTGGACCATCAGACCGACGCCGAACCAGCGCGGGTTCAACGATCGCCGCATGAACATCGTCGTCCGCTTCTTCATCCCGATGAGCACGCTGCCGGCCGACCCCTGCCAGTCGAACGTCACCCTCGATCTGCGCAACGAGGCGATCGACTCCGACCCGTGGACGGCGGGCGGCGACCTCAACAACGGCACAGGCTTCGAGCCGGGATGGAACGGCACGACCGCGACCGGCAACAACCTCGACGTGCGCAGCGTGCGCCCCTCCGCCGGGGAGTGCGGCTCCCTCACCGGCAACAAGCAGTACATCCGCAACGGCGCCACCTACAACGGTCCGACCTTCGGCGGCGACGTCGTGCAGTCGTTCGTCAGCCTCTCGGCGAACAACAACCGGGTGTCCGTGCCCGACCTCAAGCTGTGCGACGTGTTCGACGTCTCGGTGCTGAAGCTCGTCGCGGGCACGCCACGGATGGGGACGTTCCCCTCCGGCACCAACGTGAACCCGGCGAACTACGTCATCGAGTACGCGGTCGGGCCCAATCAGGTGAAGACCCAGAACGGACCGTTGACCGGCGGCCTGTACCCGATCGACGCGTCGTCGATCACGGGTGCGGCGACGGACTGCCGCAACGCGCCGGGCCCGTGGACGACCGACCCGGCGGCGGCCTTCGGTGCGAACTGGCAGGACGTGGTCAACATGGTGCGCATCCGCCCGGTCGACCCGACCCGGGTCGAGACAGGGCCGTTCGCCGCGCACCTGATCTTCGAGCTCGAGACCCGGACCTTCTACAACGGCGGCCCCAACGCCTCCGAGGCGATCCCGTCCGGCGTGCGCGTGACCAATGTCGGCGGGTGGCCGACCGGCGCCACTGGCAACGGGTGGGGCACCGTGTCGCGCCAGATCCCGTTCTCGGGGATGCTGCTCGGCGTCGCCAAGGCGATCGTCCCCACGCAGTATTTCCCCGGCGACACCGCCATCTGGGATATGACGGCATCGATCAGCCGCACCACGGTCGGGGCGACGCTGCAGAACCTGCGGCTCGTGGATACGATCCCCGCCGATCTGCACTTCGACTCGGTCTGCACGCAGAACCTGCTGCCGCCCGGAGTGACCGTGAGCTACGACCAGCAGACGCGACGCGTCACCTTCATCGCCGGAGACATCCCGATCGTGAGCGCGCCGAGCCAGACCGTCTTCAGCCCCACCCCCGGAGCTACCCGCGGACGTCTGCGGATCTGCACGACGGTCGACAGCCTCGCGCAACCCGGAGACACGCACGTCAACACCGTGCAGGCGCTGGCGGACAACGCGGAGAACGCGCCGACGGCGCAGGCGACGATCCAGATCGTCGGATCGGGCCAGCTCGGCATCACGAAGAGCGTCGACAAGCCGTTCGTGGCGAGCGGCGAGACGTACACCTGGTCGTTGGAGTGGGGGAACACCTCGACGCAGATCGCCTTCCAGCCGCCGGACGTGATCGACGTGCTGCCGTGGAACGGCGACGGCGACCCCGCATCCGGTTCGGCACGATCGCAGTACGCATCGGACTACAGCGGAACCGCGCGGCTGTCGGGGCCGCTCGCGGCGCCGACCTACCTCCGCGGCGCCACCGGGGCCGTGCCGGGCACCTGGTACTACTCGAGCGCTCCCCCGGCGACACTCGTCCACGATCCGCGCGACGCGTCCAACGCGAACCCCGCGGCACCGGGAGGGCTCTGGCGGACAGCGGGCGAGATCACCGATTTCAGCACGGTCACCGCCGTCCGGTTCGTCTCCAGCGGGTTCCTCGGTGTGCAGACACGGGTGCGCGCATCCATCCCCGCAGTGTCGACCAGCAACGACCTCGACAACGTGTACGTGAACCGGGCCATGATCTTCTCGGCCACGTTCGCGAACCAGCCACTGCTGTCGAACGAGCCCTACGTGCTGATGCCGGGCTTCTCGCTGGGCGACCTGGTCTGGCTCGACAGCAACGGGGACGGGAAGTTCGACGGCGGGGAGCACGGCATCCCCGGCGTCGCCGTGCAGGTGCTGACCGAGAACGGGGATGTCGTCGGCACGGCGACGACGGATGCGAACGGCCGCTGGTCGGTGACGTCGCTTCCGGCCGGCCGGTACGTCGTGCACCTTCCCGCCGCGATGTTCGCGGCGGGTGGCCCGCTCGCCGGGACGGTGGTCCGCACCACCGCATCCAGCCCGGCGCTGACACCGAACGAGGATGCCGACAACAACAACACCGCCTCCCCCGACCCTGCTGCGACAGGGCTGACGAGCACTCCGGTCACGCTGGCGAACCAGTTCGCGGCCGGCGCCCTCGTCGGAGGCAACGGCCCCTCAGGTGACGACGTCGCCGGACTCGCCGGGGAGCTCATCCCCGACTCGTTCACCGCGTTCACCGTCGACCTCGCCGTGCTGCCGGCGCCCGGCATCCACATCGAGAAGGCCACCAACACGGAGGACGCCGACGACGCTCCCGGACCGCTCGTCCCGGTCGGCGGCGCCGTGCAGTGGACGTACGTTGTCACGAACTCGGGCGCCGTCGACCTGACCGACGTCACGGTCACGGACGACCAGGTCGCGGCCGCCGACATCGACTGCGATGCCACCGGAGGCAACGTCGTCGCGGGGCCGCTCGCACCCGGCGCGTCCTTCACCTGCGTCGCGACCGGGACGGCGACCGCCGGGCAGTACGCCAACACGGGCACCGTCACGGGTCTCGACCCGGCGGCAGTGCGGGTCGACGACGACGATCCGTCGCACTACTTCGGGATCGTCTCCGGCATCGACGTGGTCAAATCGTCTACCACCACCGACGTGGTGCAGGTCGGGCAGCAGATCCCGTACAGCTTCCTGGTCACGAACACCGGAAACAGCCCGCTCACCGGCATCACCGTCGAGGATGTGGTCGCCGCGCCGTCGGATCCGGCCGGCCTCTCGGCGGTGGACTGTCCCGCGAGCGCCCTCGCCGGCGGCGCCAGCATGACCTGCACGGCGACCTACACCACCACGCAGGCCGACCTCGACAGCGGCTCCGTCACGGACACCGCGACCGCCACGGGCACGCCACCCGCCACGCCGGATGAGCCCAACCCGCCGCGGGTCGCCTCGCCGCCGGTCACCGTAACGCTCCCCGTCACCCACACGAGCTCGATCACCGTGCTAAAGACCATGGCGCAGCCGAGCACTGTTCCCTTCACGGCGGGCCTGCGCATCCCCTACGACTTCCTGGTGACGAACACCGGGAACACCGTGCTCACGGACATCGTCGTCACCGACGTCCAGATCGCCCCGGCGGTCCAAGCCGCCCTCTCGCCGGTGGACTGCCCGGCGACCACGCTCGCGCCGCAAGAGGACATGACCTGCACCGCCACGTACGAGGTCAGTCAGGCGGACGTCGACAACGGGTCGCTCACCGACACGGCCGTGGCCACCGCCGTCCCGGCGCCGAGACCCGATGCTCCGAACCCGCCGGCGATCGCCTCCCCGCCGTCCAGCGTGACGATCACGGCGAACGATCTCCCGGGAATCCGCGTCGAGAAGTCGTCCATGACGACGAGCGTGGTCCGAGCGGGACAACGGATCCCGTACACGTTCCTGGTCACCAACACCGGCAATGTCCCGCTGACCGGGATCACCGTGGACGACCAGGTGGCCGCGCCGTCGTCACCGGGCAACCTGTCCCCTGTCGACTGCCCCGCCGATCCCCTGCCCGTCGGAGGGCAGCTCACGTGCACCGCGACGTACACCACCACCCAGGCCGACGTGGACAACGGCTCCGTCAACGACGCTGCCACCGCCTCCGGCACCCCGCCGACCCCGCCGGGCGGTTCGACGCCGGACCCGATCCGTTCCTCCGCCTCGACGGTCACCATCGCGGTGGCCGACGATCCAGGGCTCAGCGTGGTCAAGACCTCGGACACCGCGGCCGTGACGATGGTGGGTCAGCAGGTCCGCTTCGCGTTCCTGGTGACGAACACCGGCAACGTCACGCTCGCCGACGTCACGGTCTCCGACACCGTCGCTGCGCCGTCCGATCAGGCGGACCTGTCCGCCGTCGACTGCCCGGCGAGCATCCTGGCGCCCGGGGAGCGGATGACGTGCTCCGCCACCTACACGACCACGGCCTCCGACCTCCTGCTCGCCGCGGCGATCTCCGACCGGGCCACCGCGGCCGGGACCGCCCCCGACGGCACGCGCATCGGTTCGCCCGAGGCCGTGCTCACGCTGCCCGTACGTACGATCCAGAACCTGCCGGTGGTGAGCGGCTAG
- a CDS encoding MarR family transcriptional regulator, translating to MPLSDWTDPAALSDDYRRYLAAVVTFHLAAADAVGLGATDYQALNILDLEGPLNGGQLAQRLGLTTGATTRLLDRLEAVGAARRVIDPEDRRRLVIEATGTLPDGLARILGQVRQPIGEVVASLDAHQLAGLQTYLRGATVAYREATAGVTGT from the coding sequence ATGCCGCTGTCGGACTGGACTGACCCCGCTGCCCTGTCCGACGACTACCGCCGGTATCTCGCTGCTGTCGTCACGTTCCATCTCGCCGCCGCCGACGCCGTCGGGCTGGGCGCGACCGACTACCAGGCGCTGAACATCCTCGACCTCGAGGGTCCGCTCAACGGCGGGCAGCTGGCGCAGCGGCTCGGCCTGACCACGGGTGCGACGACACGGCTGCTCGATCGCCTGGAAGCGGTGGGAGCGGCTCGCCGCGTCATCGACCCGGAGGACCGCCGCCGGCTCGTCATCGAAGCGACGGGAACCCTTCCCGACGGATTGGCGCGGATCCTCGGTCAGGTCCGGCAGCCGATCGGCGAGGTCGTCGCCAGCCTGGATGCGCACCAGCTGGCCGGTCTGCAGACGTACCTGCGCGGTGCCACCGTCGCCTACCGGGAGGCCACTGCGGGGGTGACCGGTACCTGA
- a CDS encoding SgcJ/EcaC family oxidoreductase, whose product MVSAWDAGDAAAFSEEFTDDATYVIYVGLVYTGRRAIEEGHVPVFEKWQKGTRMSMLVREIRFLGDATAVVLTEGGIGKRTIRRDKVQTYTFVREADGRWRCTAFQNTRKNSLFIRMNALSSPRP is encoded by the coding sequence ATGGTCTCGGCCTGGGATGCGGGGGACGCGGCCGCGTTCTCCGAAGAGTTCACCGACGACGCGACCTACGTGATCTACGTCGGGCTCGTCTACACGGGCCGGAGGGCGATCGAGGAGGGACATGTGCCGGTCTTCGAGAAGTGGCAGAAAGGAACGCGGATGTCCATGCTCGTGCGCGAGATCCGCTTCCTCGGTGACGCGACCGCCGTCGTGCTCACCGAGGGCGGCATCGGGAAGCGGACCATCCGTCGCGACAAGGTGCAGACCTACACGTTCGTCCGGGAAGCGGACGGGCGCTGGAGGTGCACTGCCTTCCAGAACACCAGGAAGAACTCGCTGTTCATCCGGATGAACGCGCTGAGCTCGCCGCGACCCTGA
- the poxB gene encoding ubiquinone-dependent pyruvate dehydrogenase → MPTVADTAVEILRDAGVTRVYGIPGDSLNGFTDAIRRNDGVTWEHVRHEEAAAFAASAEAALTGELAVCAGSCGPGNTHLINGLYDANRSRVPVLAIAAQIPGAEIGSGYFQETHPQELFREASVYTELVSQADQMPRILEIAMRTAVERRGVAVIVVPGEIFLADSAGRRKSAPITFSPRVTRPTDPELQAAADILNDAKRVTILAGAGAEGGHDQLLAIAQKLQAPIVHAMRGKEFVEYDNPYDVGMTGLLGFSSGYRAMESCDALLMLGTDFPYQQFFPSKAKIVQVDIRGENLGRRVPLDLGLVGSVRDTVDALLPLLKDRKDRKHLDSSLSHYAKTRKSLDDLAVNDRNRTPIHPQYVARLISELASDDAVFLPDVGSPVVWAARYLRMNGRRRLIGSFTHGSMANALPQAIGAQTAFPGRQVVALAGDGGLAMLLGELLTLRQNKLPVKIVVFNNSSLNFVEVEMKAAGFVNFGTSLDNPDFAQIAQAAGLHGQRVEKPDELESALRTAFAHDGPALVDVVTARQELSIPPAITAKQVSGFTLYALRTIMNGRGDELIDLADTNVFRRLFD, encoded by the coding sequence GTGCCCACTGTCGCCGATACCGCCGTCGAGATTCTGAGGGATGCGGGGGTGACGCGCGTCTACGGCATTCCGGGGGACTCGCTCAACGGGTTCACCGACGCGATCCGGCGGAACGACGGCGTGACGTGGGAGCACGTGCGGCACGAGGAGGCGGCGGCTTTCGCAGCGTCCGCAGAGGCAGCGCTGACCGGCGAGCTGGCCGTCTGCGCCGGCAGCTGCGGGCCCGGCAACACGCACCTCATCAACGGGCTGTACGACGCCAACCGCAGCCGCGTCCCCGTACTCGCGATCGCCGCGCAGATCCCGGGAGCCGAGATCGGCAGCGGGTACTTCCAGGAGACGCACCCGCAGGAGCTGTTCCGCGAGGCGAGCGTCTACACCGAGCTCGTCAGCCAGGCGGACCAGATGCCCCGCATCCTCGAGATCGCCATGCGCACCGCTGTTGAGCGCCGCGGCGTCGCGGTGATCGTCGTGCCGGGCGAGATTTTCCTCGCCGACAGTGCGGGCCGCCGCAAGTCGGCGCCGATCACCTTCTCGCCGCGTGTGACCCGGCCCACCGATCCCGAGCTGCAGGCCGCCGCCGACATCCTCAACGACGCGAAGCGCGTCACCATCCTCGCCGGCGCAGGGGCCGAGGGCGGGCACGACCAGCTGCTCGCCATCGCGCAGAAGCTGCAGGCGCCGATCGTCCACGCCATGCGCGGCAAGGAGTTCGTCGAGTACGACAACCCGTACGACGTCGGCATGACCGGCCTCCTCGGGTTCTCGTCCGGCTACCGCGCGATGGAGTCGTGCGACGCGCTGCTGATGCTCGGCACCGACTTCCCGTACCAGCAGTTCTTCCCGTCGAAGGCGAAGATCGTGCAGGTCGACATCCGCGGCGAGAACCTCGGCCGGCGCGTCCCGCTCGACCTGGGCCTCGTCGGAAGCGTGAGGGACACGGTGGATGCACTGCTCCCGCTCCTGAAGGACCGCAAGGACCGCAAGCACCTCGACTCATCGCTCAGTCACTACGCGAAGACGCGCAAGAGCCTCGACGACCTGGCGGTCAACGACCGCAACCGCACGCCCATCCACCCGCAGTACGTCGCGCGGCTGATCAGCGAGCTCGCGTCGGATGACGCCGTGTTCCTGCCGGATGTCGGTTCGCCGGTCGTCTGGGCGGCCCGCTACCTCCGGATGAACGGGCGCCGGAGACTGATCGGCTCGTTCACCCATGGCAGCATGGCGAACGCGCTGCCTCAGGCGATCGGTGCGCAGACCGCATTCCCGGGGCGACAGGTGGTCGCGCTCGCCGGGGACGGCGGCCTCGCGATGCTGCTCGGCGAACTACTCACGCTGCGGCAGAACAAGCTGCCGGTGAAGATCGTGGTCTTCAACAACTCCTCGCTGAACTTCGTCGAGGTCGAGATGAAGGCCGCCGGGTTCGTCAACTTCGGCACGAGTCTCGACAATCCCGACTTCGCGCAGATCGCCCAGGCGGCGGGCCTGCACGGTCAGCGGGTGGAGAAGCCGGATGAGCTGGAGAGCGCGCTGCGGACGGCGTTCGCCCACGACGGTCCCGCCCTGGTGGATGTGGTGACCGCCCGGCAGGAGCTCAGCATCCCGCCGGCGATCACCGCGAAGCAGGTCAGCGGCTTCACGCTGTACGCCCTGCGGACGATCATGAACGGCCGAGGCGACGAGCTGATCGACCTGGCGGACACCAACGTGTTCCGTCGCCTGTTCGACTGA
- a CDS encoding ScbR family autoregulator-binding transcription factor: MVKQERAQVTRGTIVSGAAAVFGRRGYGLASIADIAAEAGVTKGALYFHFPSKDELARAVITEQHRRTMVAAAEVVEQGLPGLETMVRLSSVLAHQLLTDPVVQAGIRLTTDVSMFDPPVTEPYEDWLRTTEALFRQAVDEGDLRSDLDPGMLASVVVPAYTGVQLVSETVARRTDLLERVRDLWTVLLPGIVPPAEYERLRSLPELIR, encoded by the coding sequence ATGGTGAAGCAGGAGCGGGCGCAGGTGACGCGCGGGACGATCGTCTCCGGAGCCGCCGCGGTCTTCGGCCGCCGAGGATACGGCCTCGCCTCGATCGCCGACATCGCCGCCGAGGCGGGCGTGACCAAGGGGGCGCTGTACTTCCACTTCCCGTCGAAGGACGAGCTGGCCCGCGCGGTCATCACCGAGCAGCACCGGCGCACCATGGTCGCCGCGGCCGAGGTCGTCGAGCAGGGGCTCCCCGGACTGGAGACCATGGTCCGGCTGAGTTCGGTGCTCGCGCACCAGCTGCTGACCGATCCCGTCGTGCAGGCCGGCATCCGGCTCACGACCGACGTGTCGATGTTCGATCCGCCGGTGACCGAGCCGTACGAGGACTGGCTGCGCACGACGGAAGCGCTGTTCCGCCAGGCGGTCGACGAGGGCGATCTCCGATCGGATCTCGACCCGGGGATGCTGGCGAGCGTTGTCGTTCCGGCGTACACGGGCGTCCAACTGGTATCGGAGACCGTCGCGCGGCGCACGGACCTGCTCGAGCGGGTGCGCGACCTCTGGACGGTGCTGCTGCCGGGCATCGTGCCCCCTGCCGAATACGAGCGACTTCGCAGCCTCCCCGAGCTCATCCGCTGA